Proteins found in one Vigna radiata var. radiata cultivar VC1973A unplaced genomic scaffold, Vradiata_ver6 scaffold_83, whole genome shotgun sequence genomic segment:
- the LOC106754056 gene encoding uncharacterized protein LOC106754056: MATLVSSSSLTLLPFFFLLLLLTLQVQSTNLNYTTHRKFTTLRLQRIQRHLDNINKTPLLTIQSPDGDLIDCVHKRKQPALDNPLLKNHKIQRVPSEMPKGMKLKEKSEMGMGMQNWHQNGTLCPKGTVPIRRSTVHDVLRAKSLFDFGKKRRRFSLARSDAPDVVSGNGHEHAIAYTGSAEEVYGAKATINVWEPSIQEVNEFSLSQIWILSGSFDGSDLNSIEAGWQVSPELYGDTRPRLFTYWTSDSYQATGCYNLLCAGFVQTNSRIAIGAAISPISSYDSNQYDITILVWKDPKIGNWWMSFGDGTLVGYWPVELFTHLATHATMVEWGGEVVNTRANGQHTSTQMGSGHFAGDGFGKASYFRNLEIVDTDNSLSSVHNILTLAENTNCYDIKSSYSNEWGTYFYYGGPGNSPQCP; the protein is encoded by the exons ATGGCCACTcttgtctcttcttcttctcttactcttcttcctttcttcttcctcctccttctACTAACGCTTCAGGTTCAATCCACCAACCTTAACTACACAACTCACAGGAAATTCACCACTTTGAGACTCCAAAGGATTCAGAGACACTTGGACAACATTAACAAGACCCCTCTCCTCACCATACag AGTCCAGATGGTGATCTCATAGACTGTGTCCACAAAAGAAAGCAACCAGCTTTAGATAACCCCCTTTTGAAGAATCACAAGATCCAG AGAGTGCCCAGTGAGATGCCAAAGGGTATGAAGCTGAAGGAAAAGAGTGAAATGGGAATGGGAATGCAAAACTGGCACCAAAATGGGACGCTGTGTCCAAAAGGAACCGTTCCGATACGGCGGAGCACGGTGCATGATGTGTTGAGAGCAAAGTCTTTGTTTGACTTTGGAAAGAAACGACGACGTTTCTCTCTCGCACGCAGCGACGCCCCCGATGTTGTCTCCGGTAACGGCCACGAG CATGCAATCGCATACACAGGATCAGCAGAGGAGGTGTATGGGGCAAAGGCAACAATAAATGTGTGGGAACCTTCTATCCAAGAGGTGAACGAATTTAGTCTGTCTCAGATTTGGATTCTTTCTGGTTCCTTCGATGGCTCAGATCTCAACAGCATTGAAGCTGGATGGCAG GTCAGTCCGGAGCTTTATGGTGACACCAGGCCAAGATTATTCACTTACTGGACG AGTGACTCATATCAGGCAACAGGATGCTATAACCTTCTCTGTGCTGGTTTTGTGCAAACAAACAGCAGAATAGCCATTGGAGCTGCCATTTCTCCCATTTCATCATACGATTCTAACCAATACGACATCACCATACTCGTTTGGAAG GACCCGAAAATAGGGAACTGGTGGATGAGTTTCGGCGATGGCACACTGGTAGGGTATTGGCCAGTGGAGTTATTCACACACTTGGCCACACATGCGACGATGGTGGAGTGGGGTGGCGAAGTGGTGAACACACGTGCGAACGGGCAACATACCTCCACCCAAATGGGATCTGGGCACTTTGCAGGAGATGGTTTTGGAAAAGCAAGCTATTTTCGTAACCTTGAGATTGTAGACACCGACAATAGTCTTAGCTCGGTGCACAACATCTTAACCCTAGCTGAGAACACCAACTGCTATGACATCAAAAGCTCTTATAGTAACGAATGGGGCACCTACTTCTACTATGGTGGCCCAGGTAACAGTCCTCAGTGCCCTTGA
- the LOC106754003 gene encoding single-stranded DNA-binding protein WHY2, mitochondrial encodes MFKLSRVLHLTSTSRHRLLEVLSSRNVEVGDSLWDRRDFTHSAGISTATNNYSAKGYASDRIFAPYTVYKGKAAFSLSPCLPTFTKLDSGTVVVDRRGSMMMTFMHSIGERKYDWDKRQKFALSATEVGSLITMGSHDSSEFFHDPSMLSSNAGQVRKSLSIKPNANSNGYFVSLNVVNNLLNTKDYFSVPVTTAEFAVMKTACSFALPHIMGWDQITNQQSRGTVGLQRKGGSQILDLEWEK; translated from the exons ATGTTCAAGCTATCGCGTGTGCTTCATCTCACCTCCACTTCTAG GCATAGGCTGTTGGAAGTGTTGTCGTCTAGGAATGTTGAAGTTGGAGACTCTCTGTGGGATCGGCGTGATTTTACCCATTCAGCCGGCATTTCTACTGCTACAAATAATTATTCTGCTAAAG GGTATGCCTCGGATCGTATATTTGCTCCGTATACTGTTTACAAGGGCAAAGCGGCATTCTCGTTGAGTCCTTGTCTTCCAACTTTTACTAAGTTGGAT TCCGGGACTGTTGTAGTTGATCGACGTGGTTCAATGATGATGACTTTCATGCATTCTATTGGAGAACGCAAATATGACTGGGATAAGAGACAG AAATTTGCTCTCTCAGCCACTGAAGTTGGTTCTTTGATAACTATGGGCTCTCATGATTCCTCTGAATTCTTTCATGATCCTTCAATGTTATCAAG TAATGCTGGTCAAGTAAGGAAGAGCTTATCTATTAAGCCTAATGCAAACAGCAATGGGTACTTTGTGTCATTGA ATGTTGTCAACAACCTGTTAAACACCAAAGACTACTTCAGTGTTCCTGTCACAACTGCTGAGTTCGCTGTAATGAAGACAGCTTGCAGT TTTGCATTGCCTCACATTATGGGTTGGGACCAGATAACTAATCAGCAATCCAGAGGCACAGTGGGCCTTCAACGGAAGGGTGGTTCTCAAATTTTAGATTTGGAATGGGAAAAATGA